A stretch of DNA from Cotesia glomerata isolate CgM1 unplaced genomic scaffold, MPM_Cglom_v2.3 scaffold_62, whole genome shotgun sequence:
tgtgtgtgtgtgtgtgtgtgtgtgtgtgtgtgtgtgtgtgtgtgtgtgtgtgtgtgtgtgtgtgtgtgtgtgtaactcgcttataacttttgaacggctagACTGATTTAATCGTAGTTGGCGGTGTTTGAAAGAGTTtcgctgaacttagatttcctgagaattttaACCGATTCGGAtggatagattttgagaaatctcaaaaaaataagaaaaaaaaaaaattttttgatgagtagtttttttgaaataattttcaaacgaGTTAATCGATCAACTTAAAAAAGTAATCAACTTTaaagctcaaaaaaccacggCGATTGCGACCAAtatggtcaaaatcggttcattccttcgaaagatatcgtgaacgaaagaaaaataaaaaaagtttttttcaaataattttgacagATCCTTTTTCATATCCAATCGATTTACtttatatgaaataatatatttacagCCATAAGGATTATGAATATCTTTCGACAGTtatgtttaattatataagatttattttttgtcttaatgAAAGATAGCTTAAGTAACTGATAAAAAGCTGGAATTGTCTTAAATCTTACTTTATTTTCGATTTCATTCATCATTGAATCTTCTATTATTCTCCACTCCAGTGTGTTGTTGtgtaacggggtggttagccctgtccaattggtcacccctttcctctttgaaaagggcgccactgggattttatactcggtgtcccagaaaccggggagcatgagaaggaaagatcgggtcgtgagaagttgagaaaggctgaaaaattaatactgagaaacaattattaacaatttaattatttattcaatataaacaattttattttaacaaaattccttaataatattacccttaaaattaacctatcaattacttaattgtgaggacctctcacctacgcagacacttgccaaaacttataactaaatatccttaaattctttcaactatagatcattacgcatctatcttcttaatttcttaactctacatagaccattacgcatctatccttaatttcctaattcaatcatagaccattacgcatctagattcctaatttctaaatttaatcatagaccattacgcatctagattcttaatttcttaaaccctcgtccaactgacggaataacaaacaacatgttttacccaataaaacttcttgattattcaattatctgaactaatttcacataaacaacCTCGTCTACCTGACGGAATACCATATAATCTTATTCAATTCCATATAAAATCATCCACCGGACGTTAACTtcatttctcaaattttcttaaataaaattttaaccaattttccttaaataaatttaatctccagattaactaaatttaccaaattcaccaaattttcttatcgaatttatctaataaattatccttaattcaatcaattatttaataattgatttagcaCTTTTCTAActtaaacaattcaattacatttatccaccggcctaaatttaattttccaaaactttACAATACTATCGTAATCTACTAAATTTTACGTCAACACTTGTTTACTGCAAATAAATCTTACTACATTACATAATCACTAAATTTCTGTACTAGTTcacttactaaattttctactaatattttcaattaataaattctactgaACTCATTACAggatttactaaatttaatcttcctagacaaaattctaaacatCAACTATTCGAATCCTAAGCGTCTCAATACAACTCTTAACTACATACATTCTAGAATGACCTTCACTGACTTAATTacgcattttcatttcttattcaaatttacttttctttatatcccgaaaattattaactaaattaatttattatagccagcaggcctataataaattactgattaaattatctacagtaaattcacaaataaactattaatctcattctttttaaaataaatatccaataacaaaactaGCTAAATGACCTTGGCGCATGAATCTCTAAAGTACAAAACttgctaatataaaaatgaccgctcgagaaattaatttaaattatttcagcctcttaattaaattaataatcaattttggcctaaattaatcgaaaatacctagagactcaattattgttttatccaaCGACGACTGATACTCCGGTCCAACTTGGCTGGCTCCGCCGCTTGACGTCTTGTCGTCTCAAACCACTATGTTAGCTTCCGGTCAGGGCTTGTCCAATTCCAAATACCGTAATAAACTCCTCAGTAGTTGCTTTCTATCGTCGGCGTTCAAAACTGCACTCTCTTGACTTATCTAATCTcaacaaggtcactgattcacaaaaggcaaaaggccactggcttccagaagggaaaaagcctcgATGTTTTTCGTGCTCgctcttttataaccctcAGCTCAGGCTCTCGAACTTTCCTATTATTACGCCCCGCTTCATTTTCCGGGAACAGTAGTGGGGAATCTTgattagcacgcccggtgacaagtcgaaactcttgtcaaaaatcgaaaagtaaGGGAAAACCCTTACCTACCGTGCGTCAATTATCGgggtcgataatgaccccgggaagttcgattttccctgttacagttgtttcataattttcaaattaaaaataacaatcttGCCGCCAATTATTCATTTACGCGCCATTAGTTCTATTTGATACTAACTTCATATTAACAATCTAACctattgttttttgttttgataTCACCTATccgtttcttttttttacgtATTTGCATATTATTTGGAGAAATatcagaaagaaaaatatggcAAATAAATTCAAGGGTATTCCAAACAGCTTTGATTCATATAACAATTTGGAAAGATGACTTCATAATTAtgaagaggaaaaaaaaaataaatttaatgtttttgttAGTGAATCATTAGTTAAAGTTTACAAAAAACGTGACTATGTTGATTTCAACCCTGAGCTGATTTACGACCGAATCCACTATAAGTGCTCAACCCGTGCGAAACATGACGAAGACATGCcgtaagtatggaattaatgatattttttttaattttccaaatttggACTAATTTCAtgttaaatgtatatctatataaagCTCAAATgagatgtttttaaattgtttttaattagatttcttaatcagggTTAATGTTcacgtttattttttttccatggaAATCATATTAATTTCTATACTTTTTGTTAACTGCAAagcgttttaaattttttaaaattttatatttacagaAATAATTGCAAGTCTCGCTTAATCCTGAGTACGTCTCCtcataaaaaacatttagtGGTCGATGATTTTGTTGCTAAGCATAATCATCCCCCCATTGtaagtatatttttcattttttttgtcaaaaaaacaaaGCGTTCctggattgaaaaataaaccctaattattttcttttgattttaGATTATTGGAAGACGTGGGAGTGTGAAACAACGGCAACTTTTACTTGAAGCTGCCGTTACACTTCGAGAAACAATGATGAAACGAAGACAACAAATTCAAAGAACTGTTCTGCCAAGAACTTCAGAAAATATTTCCGAAGAAGCTTGTCGTCCAAAGAGGAACGTAATAACGAAAGAAGCTATCATCAGATTAAGTCGGATTAATCCCGATCACAATGTTGACTTCAATTTCATCGAATTTGTTGAGAATTTACGGCCCAAAGTTAATCTTACGAGTGTTTTAAGTAACAAACTACTACTTAAGCCGCATCATCTTCTAATAATCGACAAAAATAACGTTGATAACCATTTAAAATtcgatttaatgaaatataatagtatattgtgccACAAGGGACGAAAGTACTACATTCTGTCCCGCGTGTGTGATTGCCACCCGAGCCGAAGGCGAGGGTGGCAAACACGCGGGTGAGGATGTAGTACTTTCGTCCCGTGTCAAACATACTATTTTTTCTCCTGCCAAGCCGAAAGTTCGCGAATCTTTTAATGCAATAGCATCGTAGGCAATCATGGAAGGGGTCCAGGGGCGAAGCCCCGGCGGGGTTGGGGCGGAGCCCCCAGTCaagaaaatacaatttaaaattattatttaagtaaagatattaaaaaaaaaataattagtgttatgaaaataacaaaataatttttattataactttaaataatcattttgataaatattaatagtaattataagcattcatttaataataattatggataatcttaatgataatattagatgataattttaatataagaataattttagtgacttaatttaaaattatcataactaataatttaaaattattatttaagtaaagatattaaaaaattaattttgtgttataacttcaaatattcatattgataaatattaatagtaattataagtattcatttcataataattatggataatcttaataataatattagatgataattttaatataagaataattctAGTGACTTGGTgatttaacatattttatgtaaatcaacctttttttggtacaatatgataatttttgaaattttcaaactataacATTATCACTAAATTATCACTAAACATTATCATAAATCACATTATCactaaattacattatttttattataattatagtataTTGCACTAATGACGCAACATGAAGTGCTGACGGAAAAAGTATGTGTTAAAGAGAAGAACGTACAATGCGTGAGAGCCGATGTAGGCACTATTGCGCGTGCGCGTTCATTTATTCCGAGGATAGAAACTGCTGTTTTATTCCGGCTGCAAGCGGAAGGTATTTGAACTTTCGGCTTAGgcaggagaaaaaaaatatttttctgaacCTGCGTTCATGAAGTTACAAGTATTGCTGgctgcaaaaaaataattattatactattattatttgatattgtttaaCAAATAGTTTAGATTTTCAGTTATATTCTATAATTAAGTGTTTGATTAACAGTTTCATGGAAAGTAACACATAATTTAAGAACGTTAGTACTTTTCCAAAATTATCACTTATTATCTACTAGTTATAAAgtcgttaaaatttattattactcttaataatttttagtaatgaaaatatatcattgtaaaaaatgttgttttcatct
This window harbors:
- the LOC123274717 gene encoding uncharacterized protein LOC123274717, with the protein product MPNNCKSRLILSTSPHKKHLVVDDFVAKHNHPPIIIGRRGSVKQRQLLLEAAVTLRETMMKRRQQIQRTVLPRTSENISEEACRPKRNVITKEAIIRLSRINPDHNVDFNFIEFVENLRPKVNLTSVLSNKLLLKPHHLLIIDKNNVDNHLKFDLMKYNSILCHKGRKYYILSRVCDCHPSRRRGWQTRG